The Gemmatimonadota bacterium genome includes a window with the following:
- a CDS encoding DUF885 family protein, which translates to MSAAVLGAIDPPAGLQKLASEFWAWRAKTQPASADDIPRIHRPAGWVPDWSKGAVADRRLVLARFETRWTAIDTAGWAVPDQVDYRLIGSALARVRWELDVNPVWRRDPNFYVQQTLGSLFEILVLPPPFDAARREALRLRLRNIPRVAEQGASNLDQAIQPFAELAIASLGNVRHQLTAMAAAVGGLGGAPDSAIAALERFRGGLTRRLPTMPVRTAVGPEKYRWFLSRVALVPFSPAELLAMGRQEWERSVAFESLEQARNAGLPELPLFPTIEANIAAEAADEAGVRRYLEDKRLLTVPGWVKHFLNVPVPAYLGPLAWLGVPDDLTGPSRLDQDGVHYIPPPSPDLGYFGRSMAKDPRGIIVHEGIPGHYFQMVLSWAHENPIRRHYYDSGPNEGIGFYAEEMMLQAGLFDDRPRSKEIIYNFMRLRALRVEVDVRLATGEFTIAEAADYLRRTVPMDPETALDEAASFAAGPGQAITYQIGKLQIIRILADLKRQQGDRFDLRAFHDFVWKNGNVPLSLVRWELLGSRDEIARIDRNRRP; encoded by the coding sequence ATGAGCGCCGCAGTGCTCGGCGCGATCGACCCGCCCGCCGGGCTCCAGAAGCTGGCGAGTGAATTCTGGGCCTGGCGGGCCAAAACCCAACCGGCGAGCGCCGACGACATTCCCCGAATCCACCGCCCGGCCGGATGGGTGCCGGATTGGTCGAAGGGAGCGGTGGCCGACCGTCGGCTGGTGTTGGCCCGGTTCGAGACTCGGTGGACTGCGATCGACACCGCCGGTTGGGCCGTGCCGGATCAGGTCGACTATCGCCTGATCGGCTCGGCGCTGGCCCGGGTTCGCTGGGAGCTCGACGTCAATCCGGTCTGGCGGCGCGATCCGAATTTCTACGTCCAGCAGACACTCGGCAGTCTCTTTGAAATTCTGGTCCTGCCGCCGCCGTTCGACGCGGCCCGCCGCGAGGCGCTCCGGCTCCGGCTTCGCAACATTCCCCGCGTGGCCGAGCAAGGCGCCTCGAACCTCGACCAGGCGATCCAGCCCTTCGCGGAACTCGCGATCGCGTCGCTCGGCAACGTCCGGCATCAGCTGACCGCGATGGCCGCGGCAGTCGGCGGCTTGGGCGGCGCCCCCGACTCGGCCATCGCGGCGTTGGAGCGGTTTCGCGGCGGGCTGACCCGTCGGCTGCCGACGATGCCGGTGCGGACGGCGGTGGGTCCGGAAAAGTATCGGTGGTTCCTGTCCCGCGTGGCGCTGGTGCCGTTTTCGCCGGCTGAGTTGCTAGCTATGGGCCGCCAGGAGTGGGAGCGGTCGGTGGCGTTCGAATCGCTCGAGCAGGCGCGGAACGCCGGTCTCCCGGAACTGCCGCTGTTCCCGACGATCGAGGCCAACATCGCCGCGGAGGCCGCCGACGAGGCGGGAGTCCGCCGGTACCTCGAGGACAAACGGTTGCTCACCGTGCCGGGGTGGGTGAAGCATTTCCTCAATGTGCCGGTGCCGGCGTACCTTGGACCCCTGGCGTGGCTCGGCGTGCCCGACGATCTGACCGGTCCGTCTCGGCTCGACCAAGATGGGGTCCACTACATCCCGCCTCCATCGCCCGACCTTGGGTACTTCGGGCGCTCGATGGCCAAAGATCCTCGGGGCATCATCGTCCATGAGGGCATTCCCGGTCACTACTTTCAGATGGTGTTGTCGTGGGCCCACGAGAATCCGATTCGCCGGCACTACTACGACTCGGGGCCGAACGAGGGCATCGGATTCTACGCCGAAGAAATGATGCTCCAGGCGGGTCTGTTTGACGATCGGCCCCGATCGAAGGAAATCATCTACAACTTCATGCGGCTTCGGGCCCTACGGGTGGAAGTCGATGTCCGGCTCGCAACCGGCGAGTTCACGATCGCGGAAGCCGCCGACTACCTCCGGCGAACCGTGCCGATGGATCCGGAGACGGCCCTCGACGAGGCCGCGAGCTTTGCGGCGGGGCCTGGGCAGGCCATCACCTACCAGATCGGGAAGCTCCAGATCATCAGAATACTGGCGGATCTGAAACGGCAGCAGGGTGACCGGTTCGACCTCCGAGCCTTCCACGATTTTGTCTGGAAGAACGGCAACGTCCCGTTGTCGCTGGTGCGCTGGGAGTTGTTGGGCTCGCGGGACGAGATTGCCCGGATCGATCGAAACCGGCGGCCATGA
- a CDS encoding protease, with protein MRFRSLLLATVVALSAPAAAQTLLVRQPSISEKQIAFAYANNIWIVDRTGGDARRLTSFQGETADPKLSPDGRWVAFSGKYAGTESVYLVPVEGGEPKRLTWHPSRTWVIGWTPDSRRVVFVSNRASATLYTKPWTVSIDGGPELALLVPRASQGSLSPDGKRMAYVMPNLSDPEWRNYRGGQTRPVWIQNLETHDLETPPWTESRDVEPVWIGETIYFLSDRDYLMNIWSYQTRTKQLTQVTKFTDYDIKTLAAGGGVLAFEKGGRIHTLDPKTGQSQAVNITARGDFPWLTPQWKPVTGLVFNAALSPTGKRAVIEARGDIITVPAEKGDWRNLTASSGSAERNPAWSADGKWISWFSDKSGEYRLVIAPADRSAPPREIDLPTPTFQYTPQWSPDSKKLLFTDTGLKLWVVDIATAKATHLDTDNYMVPERSMNPSWSPDSKWITYTKRLVTQLHSVFVAEVATGKVSQVTDGMADATWPAWDASGKYLYFLASTDFGLNTEWLEMQSYQRPVTHAVYLAVLKKGEPSPLLPESDDEKAADTTKAKPDTSKVVTIDFDGLSSRIVAVGAALRNYSGLRAGAAGTIFFLEDIPATGATAGPSPANTLHRFQLSDRKTIPFSTAVRDYRVSADGKKLLVQNATGGWQIVDADKGPPAPGAGAVNLASVQIMVDPRAEFRQMFDEGWRFQRDFLYVPNLHGADYVKTKALYNAMADDVRHRSDLVYLQDMMGGEVAVGHSFVFPGDLPAVPTVNNGLLGADYDIEGGRYRITKIYAGENWNPNLKAPLGAPGIDVNVGDYLLAINGTDVAGTDNLQRLLEGTAGKQTTLTVNTRPAPDGARRVTVVPVASESQLRLFDWVEGNRRKVDQLSGGKLAYVYLPNTGQGGYTFFNRYYYAQQDRQGVILDERFNGGGSVADYIVDIVARDLHGYFNNPVGERRPFTTPAAGIWGPKVMLINESAGSGGDMLPFMFRRMKIGPLIGTKTWGGLVGIWDTPPLIDGGGMLAPRGGFFDLSGKWAIENEGVAPDIEVEMAPKAVLAGQDPQLERGVQEALRLLREKPVVLKPEPAPPIRSRRPAPPR; from the coding sequence ATGCGCTTTCGTAGCCTGCTCCTCGCCACCGTGGTCGCGTTATCGGCTCCTGCCGCCGCCCAAACTCTGCTGGTCCGGCAGCCCTCGATCAGTGAGAAACAGATCGCGTTTGCCTACGCCAACAACATCTGGATCGTGGACCGGACCGGCGGCGATGCCCGGCGACTCACCAGTTTCCAGGGTGAGACAGCCGACCCGAAGTTGTCGCCGGACGGACGGTGGGTGGCTTTTTCCGGGAAGTACGCTGGTACCGAGTCGGTGTACCTCGTTCCAGTCGAAGGTGGCGAGCCCAAGCGGCTGACGTGGCACCCCTCGAGGACGTGGGTCATCGGCTGGACCCCCGACAGCCGCCGGGTCGTCTTCGTCTCGAACCGGGCGTCGGCGACGTTATACACCAAACCGTGGACCGTGTCGATCGATGGCGGGCCCGAACTCGCCCTGCTGGTGCCGCGCGCCTCGCAGGGTTCGCTGAGCCCCGACGGCAAGCGGATGGCGTATGTGATGCCCAACCTCTCCGACCCGGAGTGGCGGAACTACCGTGGAGGCCAAACCCGCCCGGTCTGGATCCAGAATCTCGAGACGCATGACCTTGAAACCCCGCCCTGGACCGAGAGCCGCGACGTCGAGCCGGTCTGGATCGGTGAAACGATCTACTTCCTGTCCGACCGCGACTACCTGATGAACATCTGGTCCTACCAGACCCGGACCAAGCAGCTAACCCAAGTCACCAAGTTCACCGACTACGACATCAAGACGTTGGCGGCGGGCGGTGGCGTGCTGGCCTTCGAGAAGGGCGGTCGGATCCACACCCTGGATCCAAAGACCGGCCAAAGCCAAGCGGTCAACATTACGGCCCGGGGCGATTTCCCCTGGCTCACGCCGCAGTGGAAGCCGGTAACCGGGCTGGTGTTCAATGCGGCCCTCTCGCCCACCGGCAAGCGCGCCGTCATCGAGGCCCGCGGCGATATCATCACGGTCCCGGCCGAAAAAGGCGACTGGCGGAATTTGACCGCGTCGTCGGGTAGCGCCGAGCGGAACCCGGCCTGGTCGGCGGACGGGAAGTGGATTTCGTGGTTCAGCGACAAGAGCGGTGAGTATCGGTTGGTCATCGCACCGGCCGACCGGAGTGCCCCGCCCAGGGAAATCGACCTCCCGACCCCGACGTTCCAATACACCCCGCAGTGGTCACCCGACTCGAAGAAGTTGTTGTTCACCGACACGGGCCTCAAACTGTGGGTCGTCGACATCGCGACGGCCAAGGCCACCCACCTCGACACCGACAACTACATGGTGCCCGAGCGGTCGATGAATCCGTCGTGGAGCCCCGATTCGAAGTGGATCACCTACACCAAACGGCTGGTAACCCAACTGCATTCGGTGTTCGTCGCCGAGGTCGCGACCGGCAAGGTTTCCCAAGTAACCGACGGGATGGCCGACGCGACCTGGCCGGCCTGGGACGCCTCGGGCAAGTATCTCTATTTCCTGGCCTCGACCGACTTCGGCCTCAACACCGAGTGGCTCGAGATGCAGTCCTATCAGCGGCCGGTGACCCACGCGGTCTACCTCGCGGTGCTCAAGAAGGGCGAGCCCTCGCCGCTCCTCCCGGAAAGTGACGACGAAAAAGCCGCCGACACCACTAAGGCCAAGCCCGACACCTCGAAGGTCGTGACGATCGACTTCGACGGACTCTCGAGCCGGATCGTTGCGGTCGGCGCTGCCCTCCGGAACTATTCCGGACTCCGGGCGGGCGCGGCGGGCACCATATTCTTTCTGGAGGACATCCCGGCCACCGGCGCCACGGCGGGCCCGTCGCCGGCCAACACGCTCCACCGGTTCCAACTCTCCGACCGGAAGACCATCCCGTTTTCGACGGCGGTCCGCGACTATCGCGTTTCGGCGGATGGGAAAAAGCTGCTCGTTCAGAACGCCACCGGCGGCTGGCAGATCGTCGACGCCGACAAGGGCCCGCCGGCGCCGGGCGCGGGCGCCGTCAATCTGGCCTCGGTGCAGATCATGGTCGATCCACGGGCCGAGTTCCGGCAGATGTTCGACGAAGGTTGGCGGTTCCAGCGCGACTTCCTCTACGTCCCGAACCTGCACGGCGCCGACTACGTCAAGACGAAGGCCCTCTACAACGCGATGGCCGACGACGTTCGGCACCGGTCGGATTTGGTGTACTTGCAGGACATGATGGGCGGCGAAGTCGCGGTCGGACACTCGTTCGTCTTCCCCGGCGACCTGCCCGCGGTACCGACCGTCAACAACGGCCTCCTCGGCGCCGACTACGACATCGAAGGCGGCCGGTACCGGATTACCAAGATCTACGCCGGCGAAAACTGGAACCCCAACCTGAAAGCCCCGCTCGGCGCGCCGGGCATCGATGTGAACGTCGGTGATTACCTCCTGGCCATCAACGGCACCGACGTGGCCGGGACCGACAACCTCCAGCGCTTGCTCGAAGGCACCGCCGGAAAGCAAACCACCCTGACCGTCAACACCCGGCCCGCGCCCGATGGGGCGCGTCGGGTCACCGTCGTACCGGTCGCGAGCGAATCACAACTCCGGCTCTTCGACTGGGTCGAGGGCAACCGCCGGAAGGTCGACCAGTTGTCGGGCGGCAAACTGGCGTACGTCTATCTGCCGAACACCGGCCAGGGCGGCTACACGTTCTTCAATCGGTACTACTACGCCCAGCAAGACCGCCAGGGCGTGATCCTCGACGAGCGATTCAACGGCGGCGGCTCGGTGGCCGACTACATCGTGGACATCGTCGCCCGCGACCTGCACGGATATTTCAACAACCCGGTCGGCGAGCGGCGCCCGTTCACGACGCCCGCCGCCGGCATTTGGGGACCCAAAGTCATGCTGATCAACGAGAGTGCCGGTTCGGGCGGCGACATGCTGCCGTTCATGTTCCGGCGGATGAAGATCGGGCCGTTGATCGGTACCAAGACCTGGGGCGGCCTGGTCGGGATCTGGGATACTCCGCCGTTGATTGACGGTGGCGGGATGTTGGCGCCGCGCGGCGGGTTCTTTGATCTGAGCGGCAAGTGGGCCATCGAAAACGAAGGCGTGGCGCCGGACATCGAAGTCGAAATGGCACCCAAGGCGGTGCTGGCTGGGCAAGACCCGCAACTGGAACGAGGCGTTCAGGAAGCGCTCCGGCTCTTGCGGGAGAAGCCCGTGGTGCTCAAGCCGGAACCGGCGCCGCCGATCCGGTCACGGCGGCCGGCCCCCCCGCGGTAA
- a CDS encoding FtsX-like permease family protein, giving the protein MTPWLDRLRAGGWRDRFGGLGDDWRVAGRRLRRSPGFAAANLGLLALGVGATLVLGGIARGVVLRPLPLPEPEQLFSLAEENPGGQVRLPDYPTFREWQAQSSVFRQMAFIRGNAAQWTSRETTERLLIGWVSPEFFPLLGRAPMLGRAFGAGTGERVAVVTHRFWRERLGADPAVVGRVLTVDALPVEIIGVMPRGVGYPTWAEIWMPFEAMPPAVRRSVEQRGIRADGRLVGRLRDGVVTEEARAAMAVVAARQADRYPVEQGDFRGVRLVPLLTESLQSSQAALGDPRQPLRYVAAGLALLLLITIANLANLAVARTAARAAELELRGALGAGRGRLIRLVAIETAAVALVGGLLGCVLGVAGIAEVRRRAGGLLPRAEEIGLDPVLIWATLGLVMTVVMLVGVVPTMLALRSVGRVTGSSHRVAGNRAHHRLRRGLVVVQIAFAVIMAIGASLVTESLVRSLEVPLGFEPDGLATALVEPNVEDYGDPSRLVALYRQLALEFKSIPGITATGLVSHAPLVSGSMPTRVLVGEEDAADAAAGRPAMFVATDPDYFTTAGIPVRKGRLFEDADLAAENGSLIVNEGFAARLWPGRDPIGQRIGIFRSVMGRADFGQPIEGRIVGVVGDVRHWGAEIASPDMVYVPFTWNPWRHTQLVVRGSPAALVRLVPTLETSMRRLHPELATRGAAGPSIQTFDRARQASELPRRLLTWLIVGFGAAALALVSVGLYAVISYLVGQRSRELGVRLALGATRQRVALMVLGDVAGLVGIGLVVGLAVAFLGAEATRGLVFGVGPRDPMAYGVGVLILTIVALAASVGPAWRAADTDLTAVLRGD; this is encoded by the coding sequence ATGACGCCGTGGCTAGACCGCCTCAGGGCCGGGGGATGGCGCGACCGGTTCGGCGGTCTCGGTGACGACTGGCGGGTTGCCGGCCGCCGGCTCCGGCGTTCCCCTGGGTTCGCCGCGGCCAACCTGGGCCTGCTCGCGCTCGGCGTCGGGGCCACCCTGGTGTTAGGCGGCATCGCCCGCGGTGTCGTCCTCCGGCCGCTGCCGCTGCCCGAGCCGGAACAGCTGTTCAGTCTGGCGGAGGAGAATCCGGGCGGTCAGGTGCGGCTGCCGGACTATCCGACGTTCCGGGAGTGGCAGGCGCAGTCCTCCGTCTTTCGCCAAATGGCGTTCATTCGCGGCAACGCGGCGCAGTGGACGAGCCGGGAGACCACCGAGCGGCTGTTGATCGGATGGGTGTCGCCGGAGTTCTTCCCGCTCTTGGGGCGGGCGCCGATGCTGGGCCGGGCTTTCGGGGCCGGCACCGGCGAGCGCGTCGCGGTGGTGACCCACCGGTTCTGGCGGGAACGGCTCGGAGCTGATCCCGCGGTCGTCGGCCGGGTCCTCACCGTCGACGCCCTGCCGGTCGAGATCATCGGCGTGATGCCGCGGGGAGTCGGGTATCCGACGTGGGCAGAGATCTGGATGCCGTTTGAGGCGATGCCCCCCGCGGTCCGCCGGAGCGTCGAGCAGCGGGGAATTCGGGCGGACGGCCGGCTGGTGGGCCGGCTCCGGGATGGTGTGGTGACGGAGGAAGCCCGGGCCGCGATGGCGGTCGTGGCGGCGCGGCAGGCTGACCGCTATCCGGTCGAGCAGGGCGATTTTCGCGGTGTCCGTCTGGTGCCGCTGCTGACCGAGTCGCTGCAGAGCAGCCAGGCCGCGCTCGGCGATCCCCGGCAGCCGCTCCGGTATGTCGCGGCCGGCCTGGCGCTGCTCCTGCTCATCACCATCGCGAATCTCGCCAACCTGGCCGTGGCCCGGACAGCCGCCCGGGCCGCCGAGCTCGAGTTGCGCGGTGCGTTAGGCGCCGGCCGCGGCCGGTTGATTCGGTTGGTGGCCATCGAAACCGCGGCCGTGGCCTTGGTGGGCGGGCTCCTGGGATGCGTCCTGGGTGTCGCCGGGATCGCCGAGGTCCGGCGCCGGGCCGGGGGGCTGCTCCCGCGGGCCGAGGAGATCGGACTCGATCCGGTCTTGATCTGGGCCACGCTCGGACTGGTGATGACGGTCGTGATGCTCGTGGGCGTGGTTCCCACCATGTTGGCGCTCCGGTCGGTCGGTCGGGTAACCGGGTCCTCTCATCGGGTGGCGGGGAACCGGGCGCACCACCGGCTTCGGCGCGGGCTCGTCGTGGTGCAGATCGCATTCGCGGTCATCATGGCGATCGGTGCGAGTCTGGTGACGGAGAGTCTGGTCCGAAGCCTCGAAGTTCCGCTCGGATTCGAGCCGGACGGCCTCGCGACCGCCCTAGTCGAACCGAACGTCGAGGATTACGGTGATCCCTCCCGCCTCGTTGCCCTGTATCGACAACTCGCGCTCGAGTTCAAATCGATTCCGGGGATTACCGCGACCGGGCTGGTGAGCCACGCGCCGCTCGTGTCCGGCTCGATGCCGACGCGAGTCTTGGTTGGGGAAGAAGACGCCGCCGATGCCGCCGCCGGACGCCCGGCCATGTTCGTCGCCACCGACCCGGACTACTTCACAACGGCCGGGATTCCGGTTCGGAAGGGCCGCCTGTTCGAGGACGCCGATCTGGCCGCCGAAAATGGCAGCCTCATCGTCAATGAAGGATTCGCTGCTCGGCTCTGGCCGGGGCGCGATCCGATCGGACAACGGATCGGGATCTTCCGCTCGGTCATGGGCCGGGCCGACTTCGGTCAGCCGATCGAGGGCCGGATCGTGGGTGTCGTCGGTGATGTGCGCCATTGGGGCGCCGAGATTGCTTCGCCTGATATGGTGTACGTGCCCTTTACCTGGAACCCATGGCGGCACACCCAACTCGTGGTCCGAGGATCGCCGGCCGCGCTGGTCCGCCTCGTTCCGACGCTGGAGACGTCGATGCGCCGCCTCCACCCCGAGTTGGCGACGCGCGGGGCCGCCGGACCGTCGATCCAAACGTTCGACCGCGCCCGGCAGGCCTCGGAGCTTCCCCGACGATTGCTGACGTGGCTGATCGTCGGGTTCGGTGCCGCCGCGCTGGCGCTGGTTTCCGTCGGCCTCTATGCCGTGATCTCATATCTGGTCGGTCAGCGAAGCCGAGAACTCGGAGTGCGCCTCGCGCTTGGGGCGACGAGGCAGCGGGTGGCCCTGATGGTGCTGGGCGATGTTGCCGGGCTGGTCGGGATTGGGCTCGTGGTGGGCCTCGCGGTGGCGTTTCTTGGCGCCGAGGCCACTCGGGGTCTCGTGTTCGGCGTCGGCCCGCGCGATCCGATGGCCTACGGGGTTGGAGTGCTGATCCTCACGATCGTTGCGCTCGCGGCGTCCGTGGGCCCGGCCTGGCGCGCGGCGGATACCGACCTCACCGCGGTGCTCCGTGGCGATTGA
- a CDS encoding S9 family peptidase has protein sequence MRILAIVPTTLLLVTPALIGQDQPQLTVDRLVSSAPSLAGTSPVAPAWSPDSRWVAFLWNHQARPGRDLWVVARTGGQPIRLSRNGAGDFAWAPDGKTLFYSTGDGIWRVGPSGGEAVKVATTDGNQSDLTLSPDGQTLAFLSRGDLWFVPVAGGRPTQITRVAVAPPSTVRLGTYFKPDVEIGRYVWGGEMPPYAWSPNGRTIAVQIVDRRHVRQVPLPYYLSEETSQNLLRRGSPGDVNESRAISFLDVATGTIRPLDLPDPTSVQNIGMVWSSRGKLLIDRESDTAEDRWIRIADPADASTTVAWHDRRETRIYNAVTATWDADGTRIILVGDLDDRYRLYSLAPGSDTPTALTPATYDVTGDRGAVTPLVDSAGRSIYFVANEAGPAERHVYRIGRQGGVAQRITTRPGVHLPVLSPDGLMLAVLHSDDRSPTELYLTDARRPTPERRVTHSPPPEFATYPWATPRYVSFKHKTDPFTVHARILEPPNLDRSRKYPVIFGPVYSNTVRNHWNGLYGMMQQLLVQQGYVVVQVDVRGSTGYGRDFRERFLMDWGGGDLDDLESAVDYLKTLPYADTDRMGIWGSSYGGTLTVFMLFKKPGLFKAGVAGAPATNPFFFGSDDVAIARRPKTNPEAFTRGNALHYAKSLQDHLLIIHGMQDDVVPFKTSVVLADELMKLGKDFDFAFAPAATHGWTQREYYAKYLLKKLVAHFNRYLPPR, from the coding sequence ATGCGAATCCTTGCCATCGTGCCCACCACGCTCCTTCTCGTGACTCCGGCCCTGATAGGCCAGGACCAGCCCCAGTTGACCGTCGACCGGTTGGTGTCGTCCGCGCCATCGCTGGCCGGCACGTCGCCGGTGGCGCCGGCCTGGTCGCCCGACAGCCGGTGGGTCGCATTTCTCTGGAACCACCAAGCCCGGCCGGGCCGGGATCTCTGGGTGGTGGCCCGAACCGGCGGGCAACCGATCCGTCTCAGCCGGAACGGCGCCGGCGATTTCGCCTGGGCGCCGGATGGGAAGACCCTGTTCTATTCGACCGGTGACGGGATCTGGCGGGTCGGGCCGTCCGGGGGCGAGGCCGTCAAGGTTGCCACGACTGACGGGAATCAGTCCGACCTCACCCTCTCGCCCGACGGGCAGACACTCGCGTTTCTCAGCCGGGGCGATCTCTGGTTCGTCCCGGTGGCCGGCGGGCGGCCCACCCAGATCACCCGGGTCGCGGTGGCGCCGCCAAGCACCGTGAGGCTCGGCACCTATTTCAAACCGGACGTCGAGATCGGCCGCTACGTCTGGGGCGGCGAGATGCCTCCGTATGCGTGGTCTCCCAATGGCCGGACCATCGCGGTCCAGATCGTCGACCGCCGGCACGTCCGCCAGGTACCGCTGCCGTACTACCTGAGCGAAGAGACCAGTCAGAATCTGCTCCGCCGCGGGTCCCCCGGCGATGTCAACGAAAGCCGGGCCATCAGCTTCCTCGACGTGGCCACCGGCACCATTCGGCCGCTCGACCTCCCGGATCCAACGTCGGTCCAGAACATCGGAATGGTGTGGTCGAGCCGGGGAAAGCTCCTGATCGACCGCGAATCGGATACCGCTGAAGACCGGTGGATCCGGATCGCCGATCCGGCCGATGCCTCGACCACCGTGGCCTGGCACGACCGGCGGGAGACCCGGATCTATAACGCCGTGACCGCCACGTGGGACGCCGACGGTACCCGGATCATCTTGGTCGGTGATCTCGATGATCGCTACCGGCTCTATTCGCTGGCACCCGGCAGCGACACCCCGACCGCGCTGACCCCGGCCACCTACGATGTCACCGGCGACCGCGGCGCGGTGACCCCGTTGGTCGACTCCGCCGGCCGGAGCATCTATTTCGTGGCCAATGAAGCCGGACCCGCGGAGCGGCACGTGTACCGGATCGGGAGGCAAGGCGGCGTTGCCCAGCGGATCACGACTCGGCCCGGGGTCCATCTTCCGGTACTCTCACCGGACGGCCTCATGCTCGCAGTCCTCCATAGCGACGACCGGAGCCCGACCGAGTTGTACCTGACCGACGCCCGCCGGCCCACGCCGGAGCGCCGAGTTACCCACTCGCCGCCGCCCGAATTCGCCACCTATCCCTGGGCCACGCCGCGCTACGTGTCGTTCAAGCACAAGACCGATCCGTTCACGGTGCACGCCAGGATCCTCGAGCCGCCGAACCTGGATCGGTCGCGGAAGTATCCCGTCATCTTCGGCCCGGTGTACTCCAATACGGTTCGGAATCATTGGAACGGGCTCTACGGCATGATGCAGCAACTCTTGGTGCAGCAGGGCTACGTCGTCGTCCAGGTCGATGTCCGGGGCAGCACTGGCTACGGGCGGGATTTTCGAGAGCGATTCCTGATGGACTGGGGCGGCGGCGATCTCGACGATCTCGAAAGCGCGGTCGACTACTTGAAGACTTTACCCTACGCCGATACCGACCGGATGGGCATCTGGGGATCGAGCTATGGCGGCACCCTGACCGTCTTCATGCTGTTCAAGAAGCCGGGCCTGTTCAAAGCGGGCGTGGCCGGTGCGCCAGCCACCAATCCGTTCTTCTTCGGAAGCGACGACGTGGCTATTGCCCGCCGGCCCAAGACCAACCCCGAAGCCTTCACCCGGGGCAACGCGCTCCACTACGCCAAGAGCTTGCAAGACCACTTGCTGATCATCCACGGGATGCAGGACGACGTGGTCCCGTTCAAAACATCCGTCGTCCTGGCCGACGAGCTGATGAAGCTGGGCAAGGACTTCGACTTTGCCTTTGCCCCGGCGGCCACCCACGGCTGGACCCAGCGGGAGTACTACGCCAAGTATTTACTGAAGAAACTGGTCGCTCACTTCAACCGCTACCTGCCACCCCGTTAA